The following coding sequences are from one Lolium rigidum isolate FL_2022 chromosome 6, APGP_CSIRO_Lrig_0.1, whole genome shotgun sequence window:
- the LOC124667210 gene encoding uncharacterized protein LOC124667210: MLISSSMKNIFWAVIVHKRPADLDARPCFYAWVFTIEYMDLAEQVEDFMEMGCSEVELEQTNTESSCHAVVTSGRIEATSSLKIQIGQTIVLLGYSPVNPATNSQVPL; this comes from the exons ATGCTGATTTCTTCCTCTATGAAAAACATATTTTGGGCAGTAATCGTTCATAAACGTCCAGCTGATTTAGATGCGAGACCGTGCTTCTATGCCTGGGTTTTCACCATCGAGTACATGGACCTCGCTGAGCAG GTTGAGGATTTCATGGAGATGGGATGCAGCGAGGTAGAGCTTGAGCAGACAAATACTGAGTCCAGCTGCCATGCCGTAGTTACTTCTGGGCGGATTGAAGCCACCTCCTCATTAAAGATTCAGATTGGACAAACCATTGTCCTATTGGGTTATTCACCTGTAAATCCAGCCACTAATTCACAG GTTCCACTTTAG